In the Magnolia sinica isolate HGM2019 chromosome 15, MsV1, whole genome shotgun sequence genome, one interval contains:
- the LOC131226901 gene encoding uncharacterized protein LOC131226901, whose amino-acid sequence MKRLKAVLKIWNTAIFGNVFQIVQRAEDKVNKAEAILTHSRSDEDRVNLNLAEATLKKALLQQEIFWKQKFRITWLREGDRNTKFFHASVIDKRRQASIKSIKLPSGPTLHSEADIGQEAVNHFSNIFKSDPSPTPSSLLDCIPPLISVHMNSFLLSPLDLTEVRHAVVAIPLDSAPSSDGFSRHFFSPCWDIIKHDILEAALEFFKGGLTLRAFWCTSIFLIPKKKNATNFSDYRPISLCNCI is encoded by the coding sequence ATGAAAAGGTTAAAGGCAGTCTTGAAAATCTGGAACACAGCGATTTTTGGCAATGTTTTCCAGATTGTCCAACGTGCAGAAGATAAGGTGAACAAAGCTGAAGCCATTCTCACTCATTCTCGTTCGGATGAGGACAGAGTCAACCTCAATCTAGCCGAAGCGACCCTCAAGAAAGCCCTCTTGCAACAAGAAATCTTCTGGAAACAAAAATTCAGAATTACTTGGCTTAGAGAGGGGGACCGCAACACCAAATTTTTTCACGCTTCCGTCATCGATAAAAGAAGGCAAGCTTCCATCAAATCCATCAAGCTTCCCTCAGGCCCAACCCTCCATTCAGAAGCAGACATTGGCCAAGAAGCTGTCAATCACTTCTCCAATATTTTCAAGTCTGATCCCTCTCCCACCCCTTCAAGCCTCCTAGACTGCATCCCCCCTCTTATTTCAGTCCATATgaattcctttcttctctctccccttGACCTTACAGAGGTGAGACATGCTGTTGTTGCTATTCCGCTCGACAGTGCTCCAAGCTCGGATGGTTTTTCTAGGCATTTCTTCTCTCCATGCTGGGACATCATCAAGCACGACATTTTGGAAGCAGCTTTAGAATTTTTCAAAGGAGGGCTCACCCTTAGAGCTTTTTGGTGCACGTCCATCTTCCTCATCCCTAAGAAGAAAAATGCGACCAACTTTTCTGACTATAGGCCCATCAGTCTATGCAACTGCATCTAG
- the LOC131227388 gene encoding transcription factor bHLH100-like has translation MLALSPPLFSSFGWPLDDQTAHIERNNCIGNDPFLIYNREIETSESFLRCGDNRPDAEFEDLRHLDSTGDDPSTTKKISHNANERDRRKKLNNLYSTLRSLMPGTDETKKLSIPATVSRALKYIPELQKQMERLIKRKEEILSQIMKQGYPTHLKNNGVGPAQVSPSDPTVSVCQVDDTHVVIQMCVSDVSRNPISTVLMNLEEEGNRVVNASTFSSVDKVFYNVHLQVNEVVSMQNGLLKEKLISLYGSKKILFPPRTM, from the exons ATGCTGGCTCTATCTCCCCCTTTGTTTTCTTCCTTTGGGTGGCCACTGGATGATCAAACCGCCCATATTGAAAGGAACAATTGTATAGGCAATGATCCTTTCCTGATCTACAACAGAGAAATAGAAACTTCTGAATCTTTTCTCCGGTGTGGCGATAATCGACCCGATGCAGAGTTCGAAGATCTCAGACATCTGGATTCCACTGGTGATGATCCTTCGACTACGAAGAAGATTAGCCATAATGCCAATGAACGGGACCGGCGTAAGAAGCTTAACAATTTGTATTCTACGCTTCGGTCTCTAATGCCGGGAACCGACGAAACG AAGAAATTGAGTATTCCAGCTACCGTGTCCCGTGCATTGAAATACATACCGGAGCTACAAAAACAGATGGAAAGGCTGATAAAAAGGAAGGAGGAGATCCTATCACAGATCATGAAGCAAGGATACCCCACCCATCTAAAAAACAATGGAGTGGGGCCCGCCCAAGTGTCCCCATCTGACCCAACCGTTTCGGTGTGCCAAGTTGATGATACACATGTTGTGATCCAGATGTGCGTCTCCGATGTAAGCAGGAATCCCATCTCAACGGTTCTGATGAATTTAGAGGAAGAGGGTAATCGTGTGGTGAATGCATCGACCTTCTCCTCCGTTGACAAAGTCTTCTATAATGTCCATCTTCAG GTGAATGAGGTAGTGAGCATGCAGAATGGGTTGCTGAAGGAAAAACTCATTTCATTGTACGGGAGCAAGAAAATACTATTTCCACCACGCACTATGTAG